Proteins from a genomic interval of Shewanella seohaensis:
- the blaOXA gene encoding OXA-48 family class D beta-lactamase, with amino-acid sequence MRALALSAVLMVTTMIGMPAVAKEWQENKSWNAHFSEHKTQGVVVLWNENTQQGFTNDLKRANQAFLPASTFKIPNSLIALDLGVVKDEHQVFKWDGQTRDVAAWNRDHDLITAMKYSVVPVYQEFARQIGEARMSKMLHAFDYGNEDISGNLDSFWLDGGIRISATQQIAFLRKLYHNKLHVSERSQRIVKQAMLTEANADYIIRAKTGYSVRIEPKIGWWVGWVELDDNVWFFATNMDMPSAEGLGLRQSITKAVLKQEKIIP; translated from the coding sequence ATGCGTGCGTTAGCCTTATCGGCTGTGTTGATGGTGACAACGATGATTGGCATGCCTGCGGTGGCGAAGGAGTGGCAAGAGAACAAGAGCTGGAATGCTCACTTTAGCGAACATAAAACCCAAGGCGTGGTTGTGCTTTGGAACGAGAATACACAGCAGGGTTTTACTAACGATCTTAAACGGGCAAACCAAGCATTTTTACCTGCATCGACCTTTAAGATCCCAAACAGTTTAATTGCCTTGGACTTAGGTGTGGTTAAGGATGAGCATCAAGTCTTTAAATGGGATGGACAGACGCGAGATGTCGCCGCATGGAATCGCGACCATGATTTAATCACCGCGATGAAGTACTCGGTTGTGCCTGTTTATCAAGAATTTGCCCGCCAAATTGGTGAGGCACGTATGAGTAAAATGCTGCACGCCTTCGATTATGGCAATGAGGATATCTCGGGCAATTTAGACAGTTTTTGGCTCGATGGTGGTATTCGCATTTCGGCTACCCAGCAAATCGCTTTTTTACGCAAGCTCTACCACAACAAGTTGCACGTTTCTGAGCGTAGTCAGCGCATCGTCAAACAAGCCATGCTGACCGAGGCAAATGCCGATTATATTATCCGAGCGAAAACTGGCTATTCGGTCAGAATTGAACCGAAAATCGGTTGGTGGGTTGGCTGGGTCGAACTGGATGACAATGTGTGGTTCTTCGCGACCAATATGGATATGCCTTCCGCTGAGGGCTTAGGGTTGCGTCAAAGCATTACGAAAGCTGTGCTGAAACAGGAAAAAATTATTCCTTAG
- a CDS encoding IS3-like element ISShes2 family transposase (programmed frameshift) encodes MTTSINSSRKRTQRDYTLAFKLGVVERVEKGEMTYKQAQAHFGIQGRSTVLVWLRKHGRLDWSKPFQHPLMPKSKETPAETIKRLERELAEEKLRNQILNGMVDIMDNEYGAGLRKKLLIRYIWQAKGNGEINLAAACRAAGMSRQGIYQAVARMESRRAELSVIQDWVQYWRKYMPRLGARKLYTLIKSRLVEHDIKLGRDGFFTYLRSEGLLLKPKKSYTKTTFSKHWMKKHPNLLKEEGLHDAGHVLVSDITYLESDQGVHYLSLVTDASSRKIVGHHVSKDMKAESVVKALKMAIKDKRYIGNAVHHSDRGLQYCSAVYQNALQASQIQPSMTDGYDCYQNALAERVNGILKQEFLLHRCRTFAELKILVRESIAIYNDMRPHLSLNMATPNQVHNRKGQLLELA; translated from the exons ATGACAACATCAATTAACTCAAGCCGTAAGCGCACACAACGAGATTACACCTTAGCCTTTAAATTAGGCGTTGTAGAGCGTGTTGAAAAAGGCGAAATGACGTACAAACAAGCCCAAGCCCATTTTGGTATTCAAGGCCGTTCAACGGTACTCGTTTGGCTTAGAAAACATGGTAGACTCGATTGGTCGAAACCTTTTCAGCATCCCCTTATGCCTAAGTCAAAAGAAACCCCTGCCGAAACGATCAAGCGCCTTGAACGTGAGTTAGCAGAAGAGAAACTGCGTAACCAAATCCTCAATGGCATGGTTGATATCATGGACAATGAATATGGAGCAGGCCTCAGAAAAAAGT TACTTATCCGGTACATCTGGCAAGCAAAAGGCAACGGAGAAATAAACCTCGCTGCCGCATGTCGTGCTGCGGGTATGTCGAGGCAAGGTATTTATCAGGCAGTTGCTCGAATGGAAAGTCGTAGAGCTGAGCTATCGGTCATCCAAGACTGGGTCCAGTACTGGCGTAAATATATGCCAAGGTTAGGGGCCCGTAAGCTCTACACGTTGATAAAATCCAGGCTGGTTGAGCACGATATTAAACTCGGGCGAGATGGGTTCTTTACCTATTTGAGAAGTGAAGGTTTACTGCTTAAACCAAAGAAAAGCTACACAAAAACCACGTTCAGCAAACACTGGATGAAGAAGCATCCTAATCTGCTGAAAGAGGAAGGACTGCATGATGCAGGGCATGTACTGGTCAGTGATATCACCTATCTTGAGTCAGACCAAGGTGTGCACTACCTGTCACTGGTCACCGATGCGAGTTCGCGTAAGATAGTCGGTCATCACGTGAGTAAAGACATGAAAGCCGAGAGTGTGGTGAAAGCGTTAAAAATGGCCATCAAAGATAAACGCTATATCGGCAACGCGGTGCATCACTCAGACAGAGGTTTACAGTACTGCTCAGCTGTTTATCAGAATGCGCTTCAGGCGAGCCAAATCCAGCCGTCAATGACGGATGGTTATGATTGCTACCAAAATGCATTAGCAGAAAGAGTGAATGGCATACTGAAGCAGGAGTTTTTACTGCACCGATGTAGGACATTTGCGGAGCTGAAAATACTTGTTAGAGAATCGATAGCAATATACAACGATATGAGACCGCATCTGAGTTTGAATATGGCAACCCCTAATCAGGTGCACAATAGAAAAGGCCAGCTACTGGAGCTGGCCTAA
- a CDS encoding LysR family transcriptional regulator has product MPDLNGMMLFAAVVRAKGFSQAARETGHPKSTISRKIAQLEEELGVRLLQRDTRNLSLTQVGALFYQHCDSIRNEVEAAKAVIESTHDDVSGSLRIAIPVSFSQELIANLCSGFMRLYPNVELDVQFTDNDIGLVGEGYDIAIKYGPLQSSDLVARLLFERQPILVASPAYLKARGTPATPKELSEHSGILLGTSRSAPIWPLGKGARKTMVNFQRKVRVNSPIMVKQLALDDFGIAMLSNSACKTELANGQLVPILQEWPIEPFKVYGVYSSRRQLATNISAFLDFFVKRFSSQESLQSLMG; this is encoded by the coding sequence ATGCCAGATTTAAACGGTATGATGCTATTTGCAGCCGTAGTTAGAGCGAAGGGATTCTCCCAAGCTGCACGTGAAACCGGCCACCCAAAATCCACCATAAGTCGCAAAATCGCGCAGCTCGAAGAAGAACTTGGCGTGCGATTATTACAACGCGACACCCGCAACTTAAGCCTTACTCAAGTCGGGGCCCTCTTTTATCAACACTGTGATTCCATTCGCAATGAGGTGGAAGCGGCCAAGGCTGTTATCGAGAGTACCCATGATGATGTGTCAGGATCATTACGGATAGCTATTCCAGTCTCTTTTAGCCAAGAATTAATCGCTAACCTCTGTAGCGGATTCATGCGTTTATATCCCAATGTGGAATTAGATGTCCAGTTTACCGACAACGATATCGGTTTAGTGGGTGAAGGATATGACATAGCTATCAAATATGGGCCACTGCAATCCTCTGATCTTGTTGCAAGATTACTGTTCGAGCGCCAACCCATTCTCGTGGCAAGCCCGGCCTATTTAAAAGCCCGAGGCACACCTGCAACCCCCAAGGAATTAAGTGAGCACAGTGGCATCTTACTCGGGACATCACGCTCAGCGCCTATTTGGCCACTGGGTAAAGGCGCGCGTAAGACCATGGTGAATTTTCAACGTAAGGTTAGGGTTAATAGCCCTATTATGGTCAAGCAGTTAGCCCTCGATGACTTTGGGATTGCCATGCTGTCCAACTCCGCCTGCAAGACGGAATTAGCGAATGGTCAACTGGTTCCCATACTACAAGAATGGCCAATCGAACCCTTTAAGGTCTATGGGGTATATTCCAGTCGTCGCCAATTAGCCACTAATATCAGTGCCTTCTTGGACTTTTTCGTCAAACGCTTTAGCAGCCAAGAAAGCCTGCAATCCTTGATGGGCTAA
- a CDS encoding SprT family zinc-dependent metalloprotease: MFNPRSLLNSLRRKATSSASITSATAANSTTPQRQPKPLTPLQQQILVRIEDCYQQAEIYFKRPFARPLTQFTLRGRSAGTAHLQQNRLRFNPVLLRENSEAFLADVVPHEISHLLCFQLFGKTKPHGREWQSIMLKLFKVSPNTTHSFDTQSVKGKDFEYHCACGPVRLSIRRHNKVLRGETRYLCKRCHTHLTFIEAAE; encoded by the coding sequence ATGTTTAACCCGAGATCCCTACTCAATAGCCTGCGCCGTAAAGCCACCTCATCCGCAAGTATCACCTCAGCAACGGCGGCTAACTCGACCACGCCACAACGCCAGCCCAAACCGCTGACACCCCTGCAGCAACAAATCTTGGTACGCATCGAAGACTGTTACCAGCAGGCGGAAATCTACTTTAAGCGCCCATTTGCGCGGCCGCTAACTCAATTTACCCTGCGGGGACGGAGTGCGGGCACGGCCCATTTGCAACAGAATCGCCTGCGCTTTAATCCCGTATTACTCAGGGAAAACAGCGAAGCCTTTTTAGCCGACGTGGTGCCCCACGAAATAAGCCATTTGCTCTGTTTCCAACTCTTTGGCAAAACCAAGCCCCATGGCCGCGAGTGGCAATCCATCATGCTCAAGCTGTTTAAGGTGAGCCCCAATACCACCCACAGTTTCGATACTCAGTCGGTTAAAGGGAAAGACTTTGAGTACCACTGCGCCTGCGGTCCGGTTAGGCTGAGCATCCGTCGCCATAATAAAGTGCTGCGTGGTGAAACCCGTTATTTATGCAAACGCTGCCATACCCACCTCACCTTTATCGAAGCCGCCGAATAA